A region of Sulfurimonas sp. DNA encodes the following proteins:
- a CDS encoding NAD(P)/FAD-dependent oxidoreductase translates to MKKIKYDVCVIGCGPAGFAAAMRSYDFGNHVVIVEGDHVGGAGISNGALSSKTMWELSKDFASANRVDRGYRASGLQVDYEKVRDNVFTAVRTKEYQIRSQIETFAKKEGSEKSVTLLEGWGKFSEDRTLIVKKHDGETVEIEANDFIIASGSHPRKHPLLEVDGERIISSDHILQLKKFPKKILIVGAGIIGCEFATIFADFAQTRVYLLDSQERVIPFEDDDVSDYAGKMLEANGVNIFHKAKLRCIKKHENHIDVTLDYPDGHTQVISVDVILVSIGRVPTMKRLGLENIGIEIKDKRIIETDDCCRVCGNIYAAGDISGHAALVHIAEMEGRFAAKAIEEKIKFPLRYENMSAIMFFNPEISTVGMSEKDCQKEKIPYKVVFYSHALVSRAIAMRSMKGFFKMIVTNEENPRILGMRAAGPQSSSAIMYIVTLMDHKIRLGDIMKTVHPHPNITEGIQESIRTLLGKSIFKPEAFPQYIRFKTWEPDKE, encoded by the coding sequence ATGAAAAAAATAAAATATGATGTATGTGTTATAGGTTGTGGTCCTGCAGGTTTTGCTGCGGCAATGAGGTCTTATGATTTTGGTAATCATGTTGTAATCGTAGAAGGTGATCATGTAGGTGGTGCTGGCATATCTAATGGCGCTCTTAGTTCTAAAACTATGTGGGAACTCTCAAAAGACTTTGCTAGTGCAAATAGAGTAGATCGTGGTTATCGTGCTTCTGGTCTTCAAGTGGATTATGAAAAAGTTAGAGATAATGTTTTTACAGCAGTAAGAACAAAAGAATATCAAATTCGTTCTCAGATAGAAACATTTGCTAAAAAAGAAGGAAGTGAAAAAAGTGTAACTCTTCTTGAAGGTTGGGGAAAATTTTCAGAAGATAGAACGCTTATAGTTAAAAAGCATGATGGCGAAACAGTTGAAATTGAAGCAAATGACTTCATAATAGCTAGTGGTTCTCACCCTAGAAAGCATCCACTTCTTGAAGTTGATGGTGAAAGAATTATATCTTCAGACCATATCTTACAGCTTAAAAAATTTCCTAAAAAAATTCTCATTGTTGGTGCTGGTATCATTGGCTGTGAATTTGCTACAATTTTTGCAGATTTTGCACAGACAAGAGTTTATTTACTTGATTCACAAGAAAGAGTTATTCCTTTTGAAGATGATGATGTAAGTGATTATGCTGGAAAAATGCTTGAAGCAAATGGTGTAAATATTTTTCACAAAGCTAAGCTTAGATGTATTAAAAAACATGAAAACCACATAGATGTTACACTTGATTATCCAGATGGACATACTCAGGTTATAAGTGTGGATGTTATTTTAGTATCTATTGGTCGTGTTCCTACTATGAAAAGATTGGGTCTTGAAAATATCGGCATAGAGATTAAAGACAAAAGAATCATAGAAACTGATGATTGTTGTAGAGTTTGTGGTAATATCTATGCAGCTGGTGATATTTCAGGTCATGCAGCTCTTGTTCATATTGCAGAGATGGAAGGTAGATTTGCCGCTAAAGCGATTGAAGAAAAAATTAAATTTCCTTTAAGATATGAAAACATGTCAGCTATTATGTTTTTTAATCCTGAAATTTCAACTGTTGGTATGAGTGAAAAAGATTGTCAGAAAGAAAAAATACCTTATAAAGTTGTGTTTTATTCACACGCTTTAGTTTCTCGTGCAATAGCTATGAGAAGTATGAAAGGTTTTTTTAAGATGATTGTTACAAATGAAGAAAATCCTAGAATATTAGGAATGAGAGCAGCTGGACCACAATCATCATCAGCAATCATGTATATTGTAACTCTTATGGACCATAAAATTAGACTTGGTGACATTATGAAAACTGTTCATCCTCATCCAAATATTACTGAGGGGATTCAAGAATCAATAAGAACGCTTTTAGGTAAGTCGATATTTAAGCCAGAAGCATTTCCTCAGTATATTCGTTTTAAAACTTGGGAACCAGATAAAGAGTAA
- the gdhA gene encoding NADP-specific glutamate dehydrogenase, whose protein sequence is MNIAEEKIKKFESVSSEEDAIFFQALEEVIYSIAPLLEANDCYKKNSILDRLVIPDRIFKFKVTWLNDKNEIMVNTGYRVQFNNALGPYKGGLRFHPSVNEGILKFLGFEQILKNALTGLPIGGAKGGSDFDPKGKSDFEVMKFCSSFMTELHKYIGPRIDVPAGDIGVGAREIGYLFGEYKKITSSYEGVLTGKPFMFGGSLMRPEATGYGVVYFTQAMLEMENKESLEGKICTVSGAGNVAIHAIEKLFQIGAIPVTCSDSKGTIYDARGIDLALLKEIKLEKRTSLQEYAKTFSEAKYIPVSEYPEGSHAVWDIPCYAAFPCATQNELNELDAQNLIVNGCVSVSEGANMPSTPTAISNFLSHKICFAPAKAANAGGVAVSEFEMAQNASMSHWSFEEVDEKLKNVMQQICKRVALTAKDYGVEGNYVDGANIAGFKKVADAMIAEGI, encoded by the coding sequence ATGAATATAGCTGAAGAAAAAATTAAAAAATTTGAGAGTGTTAGTTCTGAAGAAGATGCAATCTTTTTTCAAGCATTGGAAGAAGTAATTTATTCTATTGCTCCTCTTTTAGAAGCAAATGATTGCTACAAAAAAAACTCCATTTTAGATAGATTAGTTATCCCAGATAGAATCTTCAAGTTTAAAGTAACATGGCTCAATGACAAAAACGAAATCATGGTAAATACAGGATATCGAGTTCAGTTTAATAATGCTTTAGGACCATATAAAGGTGGTTTGAGATTTCATCCGAGTGTCAATGAAGGTATTTTAAAATTTTTAGGATTTGAGCAAATACTGAAAAATGCACTTACTGGATTACCTATTGGTGGTGCCAAAGGTGGTAGTGATTTTGATCCAAAAGGAAAAAGTGATTTTGAAGTTATGAAGTTTTGTTCATCTTTTATGACTGAACTTCATAAATATATAGGTCCTCGTATTGATGTACCTGCTGGAGATATAGGGGTAGGTGCTAGGGAGATTGGTTATCTTTTTGGAGAGTATAAGAAGATAACTTCATCTTATGAAGGAGTTCTGACAGGTAAACCTTTTATGTTTGGTGGTTCTCTAATGCGACCAGAGGCAACTGGCTATGGAGTAGTATATTTTACTCAAGCAATGTTAGAAATGGAGAATAAAGAGAGTTTAGAAGGTAAAATTTGTACAGTTAGTGGAGCTGGAAATGTTGCTATACATGCAATAGAAAAACTTTTTCAAATTGGTGCTATTCCTGTGACTTGTTCCGATTCTAAAGGTACAATTTATGATGCTCGTGGAATTGATCTAGCTTTACTAAAAGAGATAAAGTTAGAAAAGAGAACTTCTTTACAAGAGTATGCAAAAACTTTTTCAGAAGCTAAGTACATACCAGTTAGTGAATATCCAGAGGGTTCTCATGCAGTTTGGGATATACCTTGTTATGCCGCATTTCCATGTGCAACGCAAAATGAACTTAATGAGCTAGATGCCCAAAACTTAATAGTTAATGGTTGTGTAAGTGTTAGTGAAGGGGCTAATATGCCTTCTACCCCCACTGCAATTAGTAACTTTTTATCTCATAAGATTTGTTTCGCTCCGGCAAAAGCAGCTAATGCTGGCGGAGTTGCTGTTAGTGAGTTTGAAATGGCTCAAAATGCTTCTATGAGTCATTGGAGTTTTGAAGAAGTTGATGAAAAATTAAAAAATGTAATGCAACAAATCTGTAAAAGAGTTGCACTAACTGCTAAAGATTACGGTGTAGAAGGCAACTATGTTGATGGAGCAAATATTGCAGGGTTTAAAAAGGTTGCAGATGCGATGATAGCAGAAGGAATTTAG
- a CDS encoding mechanosensitive ion channel family protein — protein sequence MKKIFFLFFLLFPVLIFGKINFMPFVENQLELIKEMNSENITQEEIVKIIKKQEVMYSKAINELLEDKERYLASSKEYDAEIFALKKVIHLNKRYNNVLAIVRDEILIKIYEILSEQKKMIKNILTALNTMHSYDEYQEFLNKEFVRNQMKLQEITNIDYKKYLELQSESKVLIKVREYVKIYYILIEVNNDIVKYLSYFDKKMYSLNEYSKYGLVAPIIRINEMQVTKNINSMLEPLGLSIIKILVIIFVTLLIYGIKKYVYTWAQSLLFRIKYIQKYSKDIVNKLHKSIKFIMLLINIEIVIYIYNDFISINSISMTFNVLYSFLFTYSVYKTLNTIVSIKILKIDNNSSIKNEIINVGIKIVNFLIWIIGFLLILYSAGVNLTAVLSGLGIGGFAIALAAKDSLANFFGTLSILLSDTFSQGDWIVTDNQEGTVVEIGLRVTTIRTFDNALISIPNANLANTDIKNWNKRRLGRRIKMSLGVKYDSKADDIRNAVLQIKEMLQTHPDIATDKTEIDRSQYSASKILSYEDSHGIKKTLLVYLDEFSSSSINILVYCFSKTVDWEEWLATKEDVMHQMMKILEKNNLEFAFPSMSIYHENEVKNIS from the coding sequence GTGAAAAAAATATTTTTTCTTTTCTTTTTACTATTCCCAGTTTTAATATTTGGTAAAATTAATTTTATGCCTTTTGTAGAAAATCAATTAGAACTAATAAAAGAGATGAATAGTGAAAACATTACTCAAGAAGAAATAGTAAAAATAATTAAAAAACAAGAAGTTATGTACTCTAAGGCAATAAATGAACTTCTTGAAGATAAAGAAAGGTACTTAGCTTCATCTAAAGAATATGATGCTGAAATTTTTGCTTTGAAAAAAGTTATACATTTAAATAAACGCTACAATAATGTTCTAGCTATTGTTAGAGATGAAATATTAATAAAAATATATGAAATATTATCAGAACAAAAGAAAATGATAAAAAATATTTTAACTGCGTTAAATACTATGCATTCTTACGATGAATATCAAGAGTTTTTAAATAAAGAATTTGTGCGAAATCAGATGAAACTTCAAGAGATTACCAATATTGATTATAAAAAATATTTAGAACTTCAAAGTGAATCAAAAGTATTAATAAAAGTTCGAGAGTATGTGAAAATTTATTATATCCTCATAGAAGTAAATAATGATATTGTTAAATATCTTTCTTACTTTGACAAAAAAATGTATAGTTTAAATGAATACTCAAAGTACGGGTTAGTTGCACCAATAATTAGAATTAATGAGATGCAAGTAACAAAAAATATTAACTCTATGCTTGAACCACTTGGTCTTAGCATAATAAAAATACTCGTTATTATATTTGTAACACTTTTAATTTATGGTATAAAAAAGTATGTATATACTTGGGCTCAAAGTTTATTATTTAGAATTAAATATATTCAAAAGTACTCAAAGGATATCGTAAATAAACTACATAAAAGTATAAAATTTATTATGTTACTTATAAATATAGAAATAGTGATTTATATATATAATGACTTCATATCTATAAATAGTATAAGCATGACATTTAATGTTTTGTATAGTTTTTTATTTACTTACTCAGTATACAAAACACTAAATACAATTGTTTCTATAAAAATTTTAAAAATCGATAATAATTCAAGTATAAAGAATGAAATCATTAATGTAGGGATTAAAATAGTTAATTTCCTTATCTGGATAATAGGGTTTTTACTTATTTTATATTCAGCGGGGGTAAATCTAACTGCTGTATTATCAGGACTTGGTATAGGTGGTTTTGCTATTGCACTTGCTGCAAAAGATTCTCTTGCAAACTTTTTTGGAACATTATCCATTTTACTTAGCGATACTTTTTCTCAAGGAGATTGGATAGTTACTGATAATCAAGAGGGAACTGTTGTTGAGATTGGACTTCGTGTTACGACAATTAGAACTTTTGATAATGCACTTATTTCTATTCCAAATGCAAACTTAGCAAATACAGATATTAAAAACTGGAACAAAAGAAGGTTAGGTCGTAGAATAAAGATGAGTTTGGGTGTGAAATATGATTCTAAAGCAGATGATATAAGAAATGCTGTATTACAAATAAAAGAGATGCTTCAAACGCATCCAGATATTGCAACAGATAAAACAGAAATAGATAGAAGCCAATATAGTGCATCTAAAATTTTGTCTTATGAAGATTCACATGGGATAAAGAAGACACTACTTGTTTACTTGGATGAGTTTAGTAGTTCTAGTATAAATATACTCGTTTATTGTTTTTCAAAAACTGTTGATTGGGAAGAATGGTTAGCTACGAAAGAAGATGTAATGCACCAAATGATGAAGATTTTAGAAAAAAATAACCTTGAGTTTGCATTTCCATCAATGAGTATATATCATGAAAATGAAGTTAAAAATATAAGCTAA
- a CDS encoding molecular chaperone TorD family protein, translating into MQKIKSRVNIYALMSRILLQELDIKTLNMIKKDENILEFFPTLKEWKQLRDIDENKLLQEYFNPDFVNLSVLHLIPYESFYVRDDQMVETGGANPVTDMYSAYNFMVDYEASRTVSSDHIGVELEFMHHLCLAELKALEDKNESAVKEVQVVQKEFLNKHLLKWAPLYLINMKYEARTPLYYDAAEMTMEFLLSDNEYLVEKIK; encoded by the coding sequence ATGCAAAAAATAAAGTCTAGAGTTAATATTTATGCGCTTATGTCAAGAATCTTACTTCAAGAGTTAGATATAAAAACTTTAAATATGATTAAAAAAGATGAGAATATTTTAGAATTTTTTCCAACTTTAAAAGAGTGGAAGCAACTTAGAGATATTGATGAAAATAAACTTTTGCAAGAGTATTTTAATCCAGATTTTGTAAACTTGTCTGTTTTACATCTTATTCCTTATGAGTCATTTTATGTAAGAGATGACCAAATGGTTGAAACAGGTGGAGCAAACCCTGTAACAGATATGTATAGTGCATATAACTTTATGGTTGATTATGAAGCATCTAGAACTGTTTCTTCAGACCACATTGGTGTTGAGTTAGAGTTTATGCATCATTTATGTTTAGCAGAATTAAAAGCTTTAGAAGATAAGAATGAAAGTGCAGTAAAAGAAGTACAAGTCGTTCAAAAAGAGTTTTTGAATAAACATCTACTAAAATGGGCACCGCTTTATCTTATAAATATGAAGTATGAGGCTAGAACACCCTTATACTACGATGCTGCTGAGATGACTATGGAGTTTTTACTTAGTGATAACGAATATTTAGTAGAAAAAATAAAATAA
- a CDS encoding 4Fe-4S binding protein, whose product MSLIKLEASRCVRSLARESQCNKCELICPTDAIVVGNNPLPAINFSACVGCGACDAICPSEALVLENFKPSEFFFSFLEDKKNLISCKKNVPCIAGLSIEHIVSLAVLKKEMVLDMGHCAECEIAHKCKPQIIKNYEEATYLLEAMQSDAVIKLQNVCYEEDKEENSDRRSFLGSINIKNIAKTKHAFEIEVKKASDELVKHTLQKEDIALLKKKRLTDRRKLFFTAIKRVEKPSEFHIVDANEVTFTSQKLMNEDSCTACQMCYRVCPSGALTSDIKNSKIDFDPFLCIKCNICHDVCEVDAITLSSSYNIKEFFAPEVQNLISFKVRRCDECNVIFSTNSNDKMCYRCKAEDEEARELWGIEDE is encoded by the coding sequence ATGTCCTTGATAAAACTAGAAGCAAGTCGCTGTGTTCGCTCTCTAGCAAGAGAGAGTCAATGCAACAAGTGTGAGCTTATTTGTCCAACAGATGCTATTGTAGTTGGTAATAATCCTCTCCCTGCTATAAACTTTTCAGCTTGTGTTGGCTGTGGTGCTTGTGATGCGATTTGTCCAAGTGAAGCTCTAGTTTTAGAAAATTTTAAACCAAGTGAATTTTTCTTCTCTTTTTTAGAGGACAAAAAAAATCTAATCTCTTGCAAAAAAAATGTTCCTTGTATTGCAGGACTAAGTATTGAGCATATAGTTTCTTTAGCTGTTTTAAAAAAAGAAATGGTTTTGGATATGGGACATTGTGCTGAGTGTGAAATAGCACATAAGTGTAAGCCTCAAATAATTAAAAACTATGAAGAAGCGACATATCTTTTAGAAGCCATGCAAAGTGACGCAGTTATAAAACTTCAAAATGTTTGTTACGAAGAAGATAAAGAAGAAAATAGTGACAGAAGAAGTTTTCTTGGTTCAATAAATATAAAAAATATTGCTAAAACAAAACACGCATTTGAGATAGAAGTTAAAAAAGCTAGTGATGAGTTGGTTAAGCATACTTTGCAAAAAGAAGATATAGCACTTTTAAAGAAAAAAAGGTTGACAGATAGGAGAAAACTTTTTTTTACAGCTATAAAAAGAGTTGAAAAACCTTCAGAGTTTCACATAGTAGATGCTAATGAAGTAACTTTTACTTCACAAAAGCTAATGAATGAAGATAGTTGTACAGCGTGTCAAATGTGTTATCGAGTTTGTCCTTCTGGAGCATTAACTTCAGATATAAAAAACTCTAAGATTGATTTTGATCCTTTTCTGTGTATAAAGTGTAATATCTGTCATGATGTATGTGAGGTAGATGCTATCACTCTTTCTTCCTCCTACAATATAAAAGAATTTTTTGCTCCAGAGGTTCAAAATTTGATTTCTTTTAAAGTTAGAAGATGTGATGAGTGTAATGTTATTTTTAGTACAAATTCAAATGATAAAATGTGTTATAGATGCAAGGCAGAAGATGAAGAAGCAAGAGAGTTATGGGGTATAGAAGATGAATGA
- a CDS encoding MmcQ/YjbR family DNA-binding protein, with product MLWYQQEESPLRVNLKSLPEDAIGYRDIYECVIPGYHMNKKHWNSVILDGTMKDEILVDMIDESYALVISKLTKKEKAKLLLFKEK from the coding sequence TTGCTTTGGTATCAACAAGAAGAGTCTCCACTAAGGGTAAATTTAAAATCATTACCTGAGGATGCCATCGGTTATCGTGATATATATGAGTGTGTTATTCCAGGCTACCACATGAATAAAAAACATTGGAACAGTGTAATACTTGATGGAACTATGAAAGATGAAATTTTAGTTGATATGATTGATGAATCTTACGCCTTAGTAATTTCTAAGCTTACAAAAAAAGAGAAAGCCAAGTTGCTTTTGTTTAAAGAAAAATAA
- a CDS encoding IS3 family transposase (programmed frameshift) encodes MARKRYSEEFRIEAVKQVTKNGYSITDTANRLGIHPTSLSGWIKRLESPAAVKKYKIMDESQAEIKKLQKELKRVTEERDILKKGRGVLCKPHKLKYTFIKAYSEVYAIHRLCKVMQVHRSGYYQWLNQPISNRELENQELLIQIKEAYKESNGVYGHRNIHKDLKELGVHVNKKRVARLMSEAKLYGVGTYKRKPYSKAGPVHKAHPNHLQQCFIVNKPNDTWVSDITYIRTKEGWIFLATVIDLFNRKIIGWATGHRQTTPLIIDALKMAVTRLHKDDKVILHSDQGSQYSSYDYKKFAKKHNITLSMSRRGNCYDNAVAESFFKTLKKELVRKQVFLTREVAASKIFEYIEMFYNSKRRHSYLDYISPNEFEKRYNLGSSEN; translated from the exons ATGGCAAGAAAAAGATACAGTGAAGAGTTTAGAATAGAGGCAGTAAAACAAGTAACTAAAAATGGTTACAGCATAACAGATACGGCAAATAGATTAGGTATACATCCAACATCGTTAAGTGGTTGGATAAAAAGATTAGAGTCTCCAGCAGCAGTAAAAAAATATAAGATTATGGATGAGTCCCAAGCGGAGATAAAAAAACTCCAAAAAGAGCTAAAGAGAGTTACAGAAGAGAGGGACATCCTAAAAAAGG GCCGCGGTGTACTTTGCAAGCCACACAAACTAAAATATACTTTTATTAAAGCTTATAGCGAAGTCTATGCCATTCATAGACTTTGTAAAGTTATGCAAGTGCACCGAAGTGGATATTACCAGTGGCTAAATCAACCGATTTCTAATAGAGAGTTGGAAAATCAAGAATTACTTATTCAGATAAAAGAAGCCTATAAAGAATCCAATGGGGTATATGGTCATAGAAATATTCATAAAGATTTAAAAGAACTTGGAGTTCATGTAAATAAAAAGAGAGTAGCTAGACTGATGAGCGAGGCCAAGCTCTATGGTGTAGGCACTTATAAACGTAAGCCATACTCTAAAGCTGGTCCCGTTCACAAGGCACATCCTAATCATTTACAGCAGTGTTTTATAGTAAATAAACCTAATGATACTTGGGTTAGTGATATAACTTACATTAGAACAAAAGAAGGATGGATATTCTTGGCAACTGTTATAGATTTATTTAATAGAAAAATTATTGGCTGGGCGACAGGACATAGACAAACAACACCACTAATTATTGATGCACTTAAAATGGCAGTTACAAGACTGCATAAGGATGATAAGGTTATTCTTCACTCCGATCAGGGAAGTCAATATAGCTCTTATGATTATAAAAAGTTTGCCAAGAAGCATAATATTACTCTTAGCATGAGTAGAAGAGGAAACTGTTATGATAATGCAGTTGCGGAAAGCTTCTTCAAAACATTAAAAAAAGAGCTTGTTAGAAAGCAGGTATTTTTAACTAGAGAAGTTGCAGCATCTAAAATCTTTGAATATATAGAAATGTTCTACAACTCGAAAAGAAGACATAGTTATTTGGATTATATTTCACCAAATGAGTTTGAAAAAAGGTATAATTTGGGGTCTTCAGAAAATTAG
- a CDS encoding IS3 family transposase, which yields MSRKRTTYTAEFKTKLVLEVLKEDKTLNEIASVNNITPKNLQNWKKIFLENAEVAMEPAKVIKEYKEENVRLQAKLDEYAKVVGQLTVEKDWAVGKLSSLDSSYKKELIDRDENKALSVVKQCNLINYNRSNLFYAPMVNLAKNVIKKHIEKVFEEIPSYGYMKVYHQLLEDGFRVSPNTVLAYRRELGLQAVLAVRPPNTSWADKQHHKYSYKIRGLDIVRANQVWSTDITYIKIKGGMVYMAAIIDWYSKAILSWRISNTMDTDLVMGVLDEALALYGKPEIFNTDQGSQYTSCIHTQTLKDNDIIISMDGKGRATDNICIERFWRSAKVEKIYLNEYERVSILKSDVKDYIEFYNHRRFHETLKYKKPMNVYYDSLKINDENYTKSSENVA from the coding sequence ATGAGTCGAAAAAGAACAACATATACAGCAGAATTCAAGACAAAGTTAGTTTTAGAAGTTTTAAAAGAAGATAAGACACTAAATGAAATAGCAAGTGTAAATAATATCACACCAAAAAACTTACAAAATTGGAAGAAGATATTTTTGGAAAATGCAGAAGTTGCGATGGAACCTGCAAAAGTAATTAAAGAGTACAAAGAAGAGAATGTAAGATTACAAGCTAAACTTGATGAATATGCAAAGGTTGTAGGTCAACTAACAGTAGAGAAGGACTGGGCGGTGGGAAAGTTAAGCAGCTTGGACTCTAGCTATAAAAAGGAGTTGATTGATAGAGATGAAAATAAGGCATTATCAGTTGTAAAACAATGTAATCTTATTAACTATAACAGAAGTAATTTGTTCTATGCACCAATGGTAAATCTTGCTAAAAATGTAATTAAAAAACATATAGAAAAAGTATTTGAAGAGATACCAAGCTATGGCTATATGAAAGTGTATCATCAACTACTAGAGGATGGTTTTCGTGTCAGTCCCAACACAGTGCTGGCATACCGTAGAGAGTTAGGTTTACAGGCTGTTTTAGCTGTAAGACCACCAAATACAAGCTGGGCGGACAAGCAACATCATAAATACTCTTACAAAATAAGAGGATTAGATATCGTAAGAGCAAACCAAGTATGGTCAACAGATATAACCTATATTAAAATTAAAGGTGGTATGGTCTATATGGCTGCCATAATTGATTGGTATTCTAAAGCAATATTATCTTGGCGAATATCCAACACAATGGATACAGATTTAGTCATGGGTGTACTAGATGAAGCACTCGCACTCTATGGTAAGCCTGAGATATTTAATACTGATCAAGGGTCACAATATACAAGCTGTATCCACACTCAAACATTAAAAGATAATGACATAATTATCTCTATGGATGGTAAAGGTAGAGCAACAGATAATATTTGTATTGAGAGGTTCTGGAGAAGTGCTAAAGTTGAAAAAATATACCTCAATGAATATGAGAGAGTATCAATTCTCAAAAGTGATGTTAAGGATTATATAGAATTTTATAATCATAGAAGATTTCATGAGACATTGAAATATAAAAAACCTATGAATGTTTATTATGATAGTTTAAAAATCAATGATGAGAATTACACTAAATCTAGTGAAAATGTAGCATAG